The proteins below come from a single Chryseobacterium bernardetii genomic window:
- the hisS gene encoding histidine--tRNA ligase: MKPSLAKGTRDFTAQEVSRRKYIINILQNNFELFGFQPLETPSFENLSTLTGKYGEEGDRLIFKILNSSINEAKEEKKHQMLQDFQRALDKPFSSESLTDKALRYDLTVPFARFVAMNHGKLTFPFKRFQIQPVWRADRPQKGRYREFYQCDADVVGSESLLQEVELVQLYLKSFADLKVPVTIHMNNRKILSGLAEYAGITDKLIDFTVALDKLDKIGKEGVVKELLEREISQESIDKLDFLFSQSDDALENLLQLKEKFAGNEIGLKGVEELEFVLTQSMNLGVDMQNLVFNITLARGLDYYTGAIFEVKADEVAMGSIGGGGRYDNLTEVFGVKNIPGIGISFGLDRIYLVMEELNLFPEEASSKIEYLFANFGGEETTEALKLIMQLRAKGISAELYPENAKINKQFTYAEKKGIKNLVFLGEEEIKNNTVTFKNLEAGEQKTVSLDEFLG; this comes from the coding sequence ATGAAGCCAAGTTTAGCAAAAGGAACGAGAGATTTTACAGCACAGGAAGTTTCCAGAAGAAAATATATCATCAATATTCTACAGAATAATTTTGAATTATTCGGATTTCAGCCATTGGAAACACCAAGCTTTGAAAACCTTTCTACTTTAACAGGAAAGTACGGAGAAGAAGGAGACCGTTTGATTTTTAAAATTCTGAACTCAAGTATTAATGAAGCCAAGGAAGAGAAAAAACATCAGATGCTTCAAGACTTTCAGAGAGCATTGGATAAACCTTTCAGTTCAGAAAGCTTAACGGATAAAGCACTTCGTTATGACCTTACTGTACCTTTTGCCAGATTTGTAGCCATGAATCACGGGAAATTAACGTTTCCGTTCAAACGCTTCCAGATACAGCCGGTGTGGAGGGCAGACAGGCCTCAAAAAGGAAGATACAGAGAATTTTATCAGTGTGATGCAGATGTAGTAGGAAGTGAAAGCCTGCTGCAGGAGGTAGAGCTTGTTCAGTTATACCTGAAATCATTTGCTGATCTGAAAGTTCCCGTTACCATTCACATGAACAACAGAAAAATCCTTTCCGGATTAGCAGAATATGCAGGAATTACTGATAAGCTTATTGATTTTACAGTAGCTTTGGATAAGCTGGACAAAATAGGAAAAGAAGGCGTTGTTAAAGAATTGTTAGAAAGAGAGATTTCTCAGGAATCTATAGATAAATTAGACTTCTTATTCAGCCAGTCTGATGACGCTCTGGAAAATCTTCTTCAGTTAAAAGAAAAATTTGCAGGCAACGAGATCGGGCTAAAAGGAGTAGAAGAGTTGGAATTTGTACTTACACAATCTATGAACCTTGGGGTTGACATGCAGAACCTTGTATTCAATATTACTTTAGCAAGAGGGCTTGATTATTATACGGGAGCAATCTTTGAAGTGAAGGCTGATGAAGTGGCGATGGGCTCCATTGGCGGTGGCGGTAGATATGACAACCTTACAGAAGTTTTCGGGGTGAAGAATATCCCGGGAATTGGTATTTCATTCGGGTTAGACAGAATCTATCTTGTAATGGAAGAACTGAACCTTTTCCCTGAAGAAGCTTCTTCTAAAATAGAATACTTATTTGCTAATTTTGGGGGTGAGGAAACTACAGAAGCTCTGAAATTAATTATGCAATTGAGAGCCAAAGGTATTTCAGCAGAATTATATCCTGAAAATGCAAAAATCAACAAGCAATTTACTTACGCTGAGAAAAAAGGAATTAAAAACCTTGTTTTCTTAGGAGAAGAAGAAATTAAAAATAATACAGTAACCTTCAAGAATCTTGAAGCCGGAGAACAGAAAACTGTTTCTTTGGATGAGTTTTTAGGATAA